In Gossypium hirsutum isolate 1008001.06 chromosome A10, Gossypium_hirsutum_v2.1, whole genome shotgun sequence, the DNA window NNNNNNNNNNNNNNNNNNNNNNNNNNNNNNNNNNNNNNNNNNNNNNNNNNNNNNNNNNNNNNNNNNNNNNNNNNNNNNNNNNNNNNNNNNNNNNNNNNNNNNNNNNNNNNNNNNNNNNNNNNNNNNNNNNNNNNNNNNNNNNNNNNNNNNNNNNNNNNNNNNNNNNNNNNNNNNNNNNNNNNNNNNNNNNNNNNNNNNNNNNNNNNNNNNNNNNNNNNNNNNNNNNNNNNNNNNNNNNNNNNNNNNNNNNNNNNNNNNNNNNNNNNNNNNNNNNNNNNNNNNNNNNNNNNNNNNNNNNNNNNNNNNNNNNNNNNNNNNNNNNNNNNNNNNNNNNNNNNNNNNNNNNNNNNNNNNNNNNNNNNNNNNNNNNNNNNNNNNNNNNNNNNNNNNNNNNNNNNNNNNNNNNNNNNNNNNNNNNNNNNNNNNNNNNNNNNNNNNNNNNNNNNNNNNNNNNNNNNNNNNNNNNNNNNNNNCTGGATACCAACGtccctgtgaggctatcttgaaagcagtgtatgagcagttggtcgttgttgacgtatccggccatacgcctacagaacatagtaatatgagcttctgggcagctggtcccattatatttctcgaattccggcatcttaaatttgtaaggaagcaccaaatccagaactaaactcagatctttcgcatctattccccgatagccgtcgatactttctatcgccctaaacttctcttcaatccatttccatttctcctcaaactgctttggtaactcctccttcatcttgtctttctccgctacttcatcgaagtccgAGACAACCAGATTATCGTCAGGACTAGAACCAGATCTGCCCTGAAGGTTCTCGGTATTGAAGCGTCACCTTGAAAGTGCTGAGGCCTAATCGAAACAGAAGATCTTCGTGGATGTGGTTCAATCTGAATTTGCGCTTGCGGAGGCGTGTATCCTGGAGAAAAAAGTGGCTCatcattgtttccttcttcatcgCAAACCACAAGATTTTCCCTTTATCCACTCCCTTGGTTATtaattgtgtcaatttagtcattagttcatcctgagactccttcatcttttgtgccatgtctttctggatcttttccatatgtttttcatttgcacctgtaactggtcttgcatctcttttgcgtttgctccagtttctaatctttgatccatttctttggctttgcgatgagtaccgtaaggatgtttggttgattggttttccagattagctgaaataattttacataattagggtcacttcgtgaaaatctaatgcatatgatgcaatgtgaTGCAGATGcgtgaaatgaatgcctaaagagacgttgattctgattcaattacatttaggaaacttttctagaaagcaaattcccttacataaaatggatacatgtacgaccttacctcatattccaagaaacaacatcgattttttcttcatccgcatgtttgaggtaatTCCACAAAGATGCCATTGCTAGCTATTTtctgatcttggtcgcgatcatCATCTGCCCATCTCATAAGGCTCGTCATTGTTGAAGGCTTTTGGACAATGTTCGACCCCAGGACCAGCAGGTCACGAACTCTTCATCGCATTCTATGTTCTCAGATATGGGGAATCGTATTGTTTTTTCCATTTATCAAGGAATtctattccatgacaagcttctaatttagtaattgatttgaatccatatctctttcctaagatgcaaatgcaatgtatgcaatcataatcaaaaccaaCAAGaagggttagtacaaaacataagcaagcacAGAAAACAAAAAGTACTAATCAGGTagatactaggggtttggagtggctctacctaggttaagttcctaagtctactatatgagggttgttctaaagtaagggtacccgaaaccagcagattcctcgatcctcacccattataggctcatacggactgagttcagttcaggggatacattccctatggccatgcggagatgaaatctcacgaagacataggtacggatgtatcccgaaagcgattcactatcccatgcggaggtgaaaacctcacgaaggcgtagctttcactcccacttaaaggggtatgacaacggtcatgcaatgcaatgtgcaaaaataaatctgaacttaacaccagcaattatgaatcacaatgacgaagatcataataaagataaataaaatacaatgaaaggatcgtatatttaaactagGTTTTTgattttgacaaaaagacaaaaaagtaatcaactcatggcttgactctcgtgtttgtcccagtggagtcgccaagctgttgacaccattttttggatgaaaaacgggggtcgacttgggttttgacgaaaacaaaaaacgggagtcgccaccgatctttttagatgaggtgtgatcgggtcacctcgaaaagtggttgtttttataaacgtttgattttattaaaacaacaagtttggtccatgaaattcagaagaatgggttcgggagtcggttacgcacaaggaggATTAGCCCCTCGATAcgccaaaattggtacctagttgattacttaatgtcttaatgtcgaatttaaatacgatcctttctttttgaataaaatgaattggaagaTAAAGCTcatttatttaaagaaataaattgttatactggtaagttagagtgcaacatttcaaatcctcaaaattaagcttATTCTTCGTCTTTTAAACCTATGCATTTTAAGGAGGATATCCGATTATCtgagtcaaatgagaaaatcaaaacccagtaagttagggttcgatttcataaaatttctaaatatcgagcattgcctttattttaaaatcctcgtctcgagaaaataacatgtcatatccaatgcgttaggatacaacgtgttcgaattcccgagaatgagctttttactTATGGGTTTTGATTAAAAAAGGATACTCGGTTATCCAAGTTCATCgaaaattgaagcccagtaagtgaGGGCACAATTCTCAGAACTATGAGAACGAGgcttttttgaaaattatgaaatagggtGATTGTAGTGGCTTTGATAAAACACGATTTTACAATATGACATGATTGAAAAGTGATGTATGACGTAAAAGATAATATATAGTTCAAATGCATATCAAAGAATAATGAACAAATAATGAATTAATACTAACAAACATAGCAACAATAATCTCTATTGTACATTATGCTAATATCCATATCTACattcaaaactaaaagaaaacgaGTCAATTAAGGCAAATACGGACCAAATGTATGAGTtttgaaataactaaaaaatatataaaaatgaaattatatttatatttagataaataatatataaatgaatatttgaaaggaattaaaaatatggttaaaaataaatacttcatAAATAGGTTTTAAAGTAATATTAAAGGAATAAGTCACAacacattaaataatatatatatatatgtgcacgtATACATAATGAAGATTaaacaataatacataataatttttgaaaCGAATGTATAATAAACCCAAAGTGttaatactattttattattatataaaataatactacATTAAAAATACGTGATGAAATTAACCATTGATATATAATACTcaaagtaataatataaataataaaattataatacgTGTACATagataaataaacatataataataaaactaatgttaacaatagtaaagataataaactaaacaaattagtaataataatgaaacaGAGGATCAAATTGACACCAAAGCTGAAATTAAaggaaaaatctaaaataaataaaagggaaggTCCGAATTAAAAAGCGCGAATGACATGGGGGACTAAAAGGGTAATATTtcccaccctccaaaacgcagCGCTATGACGAGGACCGAAATGAAGCGGACATCAAATTAAAGGGcgaaaattagaataaaaaattgatttgaacGCGCTACAAAAAGGGGAGGACCATCTGCGCAAATTCCCCAAAAtggaaaacacgcggatcctcctggtaagggtcgggtcgacgcgcggatccaccccaccaaaacggcgccgttttatattaatataatataaaaaaaaggctaaaaataAAACGGTTTCATCATTTTGTTGAAGAACAGAGAgaaaactctctctttttttcattttctcagGCTCCGATTCCGGAGATGGCCCGGCCAAGGCTTCCGGCGAGTCTCCGCCGTAGAGCCACCGTGTGTGGCGGCCGGAGGTCCAAAATCGGACCTTTTCGGTCCCCTTTTGAAGCCTAGCGTCCCTAGGGTACGGATCTAAGGCCAAATCCCCGAAAAAGAAGCCGGAGACCCGAAGATCGAGGGGAAACCGCTCGTCTTCTCTCCTCCGGTGCGGCGCAGGTAAGGTTTTTTTGGTTTTTCGTTTGTTATTTAGTGTAGgagataaaaataaacaataaaaataaacagagaaagaTTCGGATACCAAAAGGGTCacctttatttctttgtttttcttttcaaaaggGCTCCCCCCCTTTTTTTGAAATAtgttcggcttttatagccaaagaacaaaaagaaagaaaaagattcaATATTTTCCATTGTTTTGTGTTGTCTGCTTCTTTTTCTCCTTGTTGCGTGTTTGTTTCTCTCTTTGCAGGTGGAGCAGGTGGAGCGACGTCAGAAGGGCAGGTGGCTGTGACTTGCGGCGCTGGAGGCTGAagacctaggtgcggcgcacctagggtttccCTTAGCTGGAAATTGGCCTAAGTTtttttttgggccatttgggcttagGGTTAAATTTGTTTGGGTTGTGTTGTATTGGGTTTGGATTATTGGGTTTGGGCCATTGTAAGGGTTATTTGGGCCCCCGGGAAAATTTGGGCTTGTACATCCCCTATCATACTATTCATGCACTAATCATGTATACCATGTTGAACATAATTAAGCAATACATTACGCCaaataatcattcaacaattAACTACTAATACGATCGACATTAACATGTCAATTTCTCTTATCAGCATTTAGCAACCAGAGACAAAGTGTAGATACTCACCTTGTTATCTTGTCCTTAACTTTTTAGCTAGTCCAAATGCCATAGCCTCATTTGTCTTGGGGGCTAAATATGACAACCATGTTGTGGTTAAACTCATGGCGGTAAATTCTTAGAAACctagaaatattaaattatacaaaAGTTTTGATAGTCTTATTTGACTTCTTTCTTTAGTACCTACTCACAGTGGGAGATAAAGAGACTTGCCAGTTTCTTTATATTTCTATTACCAGCCTTAAACCCGCGTCTCTACTGCTACATGCAGAGTCTCCTTCATCAGCATCCCCTTTTCTTCTTTGGGATGAATGAAGATGATGATGTAGAGAGAAGTAAAGTTATCAAcagaatttagaaaattttgtctCCTCTCAAGCTAAATATATACTCTTTATGCACGGTCCTCACCAACCATATCCAGCATCCATTCTTAATCATTTTATCTCCCACTTTGGAACTTGTCGATTCTATCCTACCTGAACTAAAGTTGGAATCCAACTAGTCGAAATTTGGCCACTTAAATTTCTATATTGCCTGATAGGAATCCTGAAATTTGTTATTcatctcaatttagtcctaacttctTAAATTTCGGATTTATAATAATGATATCcgggtgttacaattttgatttcaaattatGTTAGCATCATTGAGCTTTCAATGCTAAACGTGCATATTTTTTATTCTGTGCGTAGGTGACAAATAGGTATCGTTAGTTCGTAATCTTCAACAACATCCAAGATCTTCACCTCAACTTATCCAAAGTTTTTGTTACTTATATTAGAAGtgtcttggcatgtacctaagctAATAAGTAGTTGTAGAAGCCTGGTATTATGGACGATTATATGACTTGAGTCAAACTATGCCTATAGCATGTATTTATATAATATGTTTATGTTTGATGCCTTAGATGAAGTATGAAGCTGGTATATGAAGATTATGCTTTTGAATGATTGGTTGTTTGCTTTCCAAGTAAACTAGCTTAATGTTTAAGCATGATAACTTTTTAGCATGTATGGGTTTATGATGTTTGGAGTTTTTGTATGTGTGAATGATGTTTTGAACTTGGTTTTGAGTGTTATAAGTTATGGTTTGATATTGTGATCTTAAGGGTCCAATTAGGTGAGTTTTGAGATGATTTTTGGGTCCAAGCATAATTGTATTTGAACATGAAGCTAGTCGTATCATAACAACTCAATCATAATCTACATATCTATAGTACTAGGGACTTGTATCGATACATCTATGCCAAATAGGGGTCCATCCCATGTTCTGagttgttttgaattattttgactCTTAAAGACCAATACTCAGTCCTGATCACTTCCAATAAcctagaaattattttaaatgttttcaacttaatttaaattcttaaaattgaatttgattattattgaatGATTTTACAAAGAATTTTTAACTAGATTGCTTAGTGAATACAATATATGATTATAGTCTGAGTTTCTCTGGCAACGAATGTGATATCTCGTATTCGAACCCATTATCGGGGTTTGGTGTGGGGTGTCATGGAAGTAATAATTCCTCTTTATCTTGAGAAAACCTCCCCTCAAGAGAGGATCTAAGGGAAACCTATgccaaatttattatataaaaaaacatggcCTCCAAAAGCCAAAATACGAGGACGATTGGCGAACGAGGAGGACAGAGTAGAGGTGGAGGAGAAAGagtgaaaagatgaaaaatatattatttaagagGGTTAGAAGTCAGAGAGTCACCCCACAACGAAGAATAAATAATCGGCAAGTAAGGTGGAGACACAGATGATTAGAAAGGACAAAGTGAAGGGaggaaagaagaggaaaaggaagaaaaagtacaaaagaaagaggagaagaaataGAAGGGAATGAAGAAGATAATACGAGAGAGGGGGTGGTTGTCAAGCAACTATCAGTCAAAGGCAGACATTATTACTGCCTTCCCCGGCTTAAGGGTTTGAAAATCATaaacatcaattttttttgtaatatatcATACTTAAGAAACATGCTAATTACATAAAATGGATCCAATTCAAAAGACCTTTTGCGTTATCCTCTTTTAGTGCTACTTGAATTTCCATAGAAGGCTCATCAAACATACATAAGTCCCCATCATTCTTCAATGCCAATTTCGCAAGAGCATCCACTACTTAATTATTCTCTCTCAGAGTATACTTCAGAAGCCACTTGTCTTCACTTGACAATGCCTGTTGAATTTGCCTAATCAAAGATGAACACGGCCCAACTGAATGATTGTCGCAAATGGTTTTAACAACCTCGAGATTATCTGACTAAATAATAACCTTATCATATAATTGTTTCTGCAGTAATAATAAGTCATCCAAAATACCCCATAATTCAGCATCAAAAGCCGAACACTTCCCCAAAAAGTGGTTGTATCCAAGGATCCACTCCCCAATTTCATCTTTAACCACACCACCAGCAGCCAAGAGACCAGTAACTCTCTCTACCGCACCATCACTATTAAGGAAAAGACCCATACCTGGAAGATTCTGCTAAGGTTGAATTATCGAGTGTGACATCAAAGCGATGTTATTGATTGAGGTAATACTGAATTGAGGAGACTTTTGAGTATCTCGTTCGAGTTCATATATTTGCTGTTAGATTGTTGCATCTTAATGACTTCACATGAATACATTATTTAGtattaaaaacattttatttaaatttaattatattaatataaaaataattttttgatatttttaacgGAGCAAAAtctaacccaaattaaatttaggtaaaatataaaaatcaaatactGATCAAATTCATGGACAAACTAATTTCTTTCGCCTGCAAACCCATTGGTTCAAAATTGAGGtcgagagaaaaaagaaaaatgaattaacATAACAGGTTAATTAAAAAGTAGTTAAGCTTAGATTAAACAAGGCATACTTTCTAGAGAATATGATAATATTATTCTATAAATACGAAAGCTTGGCAGGCTTGCTGGATTTGGGTACTTTGAAATGAAAACATAGCTTTTTGAGAGAATGGAGGGAAATGGTGGCAGCCTTTGTTGGATGGGGGATGCCAAAAGTTGTGTATCTTTTCGAGTACTGGCTCAAATTCGTAGGGTTTTTTTTATCGAAGGGAGAGAGAAAGATATGCGTTTGTTTTACCAGTTTGCCACACTGTTCTGAGCCTTTGACATAGGCAGTGGGCTGAGGGGAGAGGGGGAAGAGCCATCATTGCTAAACAGCAAAAGCTAGCAATGCTACACACTGGGCATGGGCCACCATCGTGCCTAAAAGGAGGGTCACTCTCCCCCATCTCTTCTCTCCTCTCCCACGATCCCATATGGCTAATCATTTGACTTTTATGTACATATATgagaaaaagttaaaaacataaaataaagaataaacaaAAGAAGGTTTTAATGTGTTACAACCGGTTCCTTTATAAAAGTTCCCCAAAAATCCAGTGCTTGTTTTTATTACCTCTATTAATCTCACGTCTATAcataagttaaaaatttaagtttgttatttttaatgtttgtatatttttttttcatattaaggTAGGGAATGGCGATTAGACTATTTAAATTCGTGTCAAACGAGTTTTTGATAAGAGATTTAACCACCGTTCTATATAAGTTAAGATAATAgtcattaaattcattaagttgaattttgctaatttttaaaatattatgtggcaaacatattatcacatgtgtaatgtcatatttttttaaaaaagctaTACCATTTTAATTAACGAATATAAAAACTGTCATTTGAGTTAGaattaaaatctcaaattttaaaaaaaaaattcaagaattaagaatgattaaattaaagaataagaattaaattaaatctataaCTTGCGCATAGCATAATATAACCTAACATATTAACCAAATTAGAATAAAAGAACGATCAGTAATAAAATGGTTATTTGATATATAAAAGAATTATATAAGATAATAAAagattgaattatttttttgaaacccACACCCTCCCATCTGTTCTAATCATTCAAAATTTAAACCATAAGTGTGAAAGTTTGTATTATTAAAATTGAAGTAAAATGATGATGAATCAATAACATGAAAAAGATTACCAACTTTTTAGACATATAACACCCTTACATGCAACACTTTGCGACAATGATAAACAGTTTTCTTTTTATTGAAAGTAGGGATCAAACTTTTTGTGGGATTTGCTTGCGGCATGTGTAACCCCTTGGCGGGAATTTATGtctttctttgtttatttattactattaCAAACTGTATATCAAATCAGtgtgataaaaaaaaagagaaaaagaaaaatcttgatattttataaattaataatgattATTGAAGATTTGAAGTAAAATTTAAGGGGAAAAAATGTGTAATTAAAACTAATATTGCGGCGACTAAGGATTCCCCAAATCTCGCCGCTACTCACTCCTCGGCATTTTAATATTCATTACAAATAAAGCAGTTTGATTTCTTACAGCAACATCTTGCTTTTGCTCTTAATTTCCTGCAAATTACTGTCTTTCATAAATAAAACCGAAAGGGTTTTACAAAGAAAAAAGAGCACAGATTTTCATGATTTCGTTATTTCATTTCTGATCCTTAAAATAGCCATCAAtttcaaaacccaaattaaaaatttcttttctttttgtctcaTTTCAACTTTCgagggttttttttcttttgtatatatctcaaattttccattttaaatataattaaaaattaaaaagcatTTAAATCCAAAACTAAAAAAACATAATGCTAATTAGTGCCCAATAATACTCTTTAAATTGACATTAAcatgaaaattataattaatacattaattttataaattaaaaaaacgcattaaaattaaaattctttaaataaaagtaattaaataccAACTTTTTAGACACCAACGTTGACAAATTTTCCATGATAATCTATGTATGtatgatgaaaataataatactatGTATGAGAAATTTAACGTGGTGTCGAGAGACTATTATTTACAAgtacatttaataattaaattataaggaaAGGTTAAACCTTAAACTTCAAGATAAAAAAACAAAGACAGAAAATAGAGTTAAACTTTCATGGTTAATATGGGAAAGAAGAAAGATTCCATCTCTTTCATGCATCATTGTGATATATTCACCATCATTTCCTcgatattcttttttttttctttcagatTTTctcatttttgatttttttttaatgaaattacttAGATACTCCTAAGCTAATCTGAAGAACATATCCATGATTCCACCATACCTTCACTTCTTGAAGCCACATTTTCCGGCCCTTTATCCGCATGAAATTCCGACGAAGACGACGACAAGTTGCTCACTTTCCCTTTGGAGACTCTCTGgttgttgttattgttgtaaCTGCTATTGATGGACCTTAGGAGACTTTGATCATGTTGTTGTTGTGATACCATGTTTTGAAGCCCGGTGAGGTTGGCGTTGGCATTGACATGGCCCTGGTTCAAACCAAACTCGTCCAAAGCACCCATTTTGAGACAAGTCTCATTTGGTGGAATATCTTGTGGCTTTGTTCCCAGAAGGTTTGAATTGGAAAGTGGGTATTTTGGAGGGGTTTCAAGGAGAGATTGGAAGTTAAGAATTGGGTTTTGCATGTTGATGTTGAGTAGATTTTGAGGCTGCTTTAAATGGCTTAACTCGGATGGTAGTTGGTAGTTAATGGAAGTTGAACTACAACTAGTGTTGTTGCTATTGTTGTTAGTACTAGGAATAGGACTAGAAACTAGAGCGTCAGCCATGGAAGAGCTTGAAAATGATGGAGGGTTGAGTTTTTGAGCAAATGGTCTTAAAAGATAATGAGGAGGTGAAAGGTCTAAATGGGTTGATCTCAAAGTAGAAGGTGGACCAAATAGATCGAGCCTGGTTCTTGGGAAAGGTGAGGAGGTGAAGGGTGGTGCGGGGATCCCAGTGAACTCCTGAACCATGGCTCGGAAATTGGTAGTATTAGTGGTCAGAACAGTTGTTGGTGCACGCCTAGAAGCTCTGGATCTCTTCTTTGGGTTACGCACCATAGCGTTGTTGTTGGGTTGGCCATTTGTGGCTGAAACCGACCTTTGCTTCGAACTTTCTGGTCCTTGAGGGACCTGCAACAATGGAAAAGTGGCTCTACTTTGTGTTTGTTGGTTGGTGAACAACTGTTGAGTCGTTGGTGCCGGTGAGGAAGCCATGAACCCACTAAGATCAGTGCAGTTGGTCTCAGATCTTTGATTTTTTGACCAAATCACATCAAGATTGAGGACCGAACCTGGATTTGTTGTCGTCGTAAGTTGCAGGGATCTTGATAGAGGATGATCCAAATATGACAAAGGGTCAAACATAGGCGATGAAGAATGGTTCTGGTGTTGCTGTAGCAGCTGCGGCGGCGACGGCGGCTGTGGTTGGTTACCCAAAGCACCATGGCCGATATTATTGAATGGGTTATGGTTCAAAAAAGCTGAGATTGACTCAACGCGTGAATCATACTCTTCACTGCCACCACTAGAAGATTGTAAGCTACCACTATTACCCGAGTCCATGATACAAAAAACAAGAAGAAACAAAAGAcgtaaaagaaaagaacaaagatGTGGGATTGTCTCAGACTAGAGAGATTTATTTGCTTACTTCACCATGCTCAGACAGACTCATTTAAGAAGGAAACTACAAAACACAAAACACAGAGCTAAGCATGATCGAAAGAGAGAAAGAGGAAGATCTTCTGGAAGAAACACTATCTCAGGAATCATCAGAAAGTACCACCCATATGTTGTCTTTAAAAGCTCCTCTAATCTGCGAAACAACACAGTGCTTGGCTAGCTTGCTTgcctttctttcttcctttttacttttgtttttgaACGAAAGAGCATTAAAAGCTCAGGGATCATCAATGGCTGAAGAAGAGAGGTAAAATCAAAGTAAACTTGTTCAATCTTTTGCCTTTTAGCCTTCTAAGGTTGAGGAAAAGTAGGGGTTTTATCTCTCtctttattttctaaatattttcattttgtgggattaaagaaaattaaagagatgAGAGAAATTTGGTTTAGCTAATCTGCTGCTTGTGGTTTCACAGAAAAAAGGATGAGATGATGGCGTGGGGCGGCCATTTGTGTGTGTGAGAGAGATGGAGAAAAGGCagtgatgaaaatgaaagcaACTGGTCAAAGTATAACTGAGTTGTGGTTTGGATTTCTAACCTTATTtgtgaaaagaaattgaaaatatccCAGTTTttcattttaccatttatttatttatttaaaatattatgtttaattattttttatataatgattattcaaacttaaattattattctcaaattgaattaatttttttaatggttaCTTGAGTTGGTGATGTTATGATAAAAAATActtgcattaaataaaaaaatttctttgaaTTTGTTTTACAATAGTTTTTAAGGATGTGGTTAGTATAAAAAAAAGTGGTGACGGTAAGATTAAATACAATAGCATAagataaaaaataagttaaacacACTGCATCGTATCCAATTGCTCATCCAAACCCACCTTAA includes these proteins:
- the LOC107914390 gene encoding uncharacterized protein, producing MDSGNSGSLQSSSGGSEEYDSRVESISAFLNHNPFNNIGHGALGNQPQPPSPPQLLQQHQNHSSSPMFDPLSYLDHPLSRSLQLTTTTNPGSVLNLDVIWSKNQRSETNCTDLSGFMASSPAPTTQQLFTNQQTQSRATFPLLQVPQGPESSKQRSVSATNGQPNNNAMVRNPKKRSRASRRAPTTVLTTNTTNFRAMVQEFTGIPAPPFTSSPFPRTRLDLFGPPSTLRSTHLDLSPPHYLLRPFAQKLNPPSFSSSSMADALVSSPIPSTNNNSNNTSCSSTSINYQLPSELSHLKQPQNLLNINMQNPILNFQSLLETPPKYPLSNSNLLGTKPQDIPPNETCLKMGALDEFGLNQGHVNANANLTGLQNMVSQQQHDQSLLRSINSSYNNNNNQRVSKGKVSNLSSSSSEFHADKGPENVASRSEGMVESWICSSD